One part of the candidate division WOR-3 bacterium genome encodes these proteins:
- a CDS encoding archaemetzincin family Zn-dependent metalloprotease, which produces MLCLYQQAGLEFSELIEEVLSKKFNLPVIVGEKFQIPENTFNPLRAQYDATNLIEALAGSLNKKCSYHLFIVDVDIYTPRFNFILGLANTQKHIALVSIHRLSRGGLLKNRLIKEVIHELGHLWGLEHCTRSYCVMYFSNTVADTDHKGSDFCEACRRKLERI; this is translated from the coding sequence ATGCTCTGTCTGTATCAGCAAGCCGGGTTGGAGTTTTCAGAACTCATTGAGGAGGTCTTGAGCAAGAAGTTCAATCTTCCCGTAATCGTTGGTGAAAAGTTCCAGATTCCTGAAAACACATTCAATCCCCTGCGTGCCCAATATGATGCCACCAACCTCATTGAAGCGCTTGCCGGAAGCTTGAATAAAAAATGCTCCTACCATTTGTTCATTGTGGATGTTGATATTTACACCCCGCGCTTCAACTTTATCCTTGGTCTTGCCAATACTCAAAAACACATCGCGCTGGTATCAATTCATCGACTTTCCCGAGGTGGTTTATTAAAAAACCGACTCATAAAAGAAGTAATTCATGAATTAGGGCATCTCTGGGGGCTCGAGCATTGTACTCGCTCTTACTGTGTGATGTATTTTTCCAACACCGTTGCTGATACAGACCATAAGGGGAGTGATTTCTGTGAAGCGTGTAGGAGGAAACTTGAAAGAATATAA
- the rdgB gene encoding RdgB/HAM1 family non-canonical purine NTP pyrophosphatase — MFPIVLATKNSKKIEEIKEILNLKNVVFYPYTYFLEITIPEPGETLLENSLLKAEFVHRITRLPTLADDSGLFIEALDNGPGVLSARYGPDDRARIERILKELGTSRNRKAWFRAVFVYYYDIKKFAVFQGEIEGRIAYAPRGDSGFGYDPIFIPKGYRKTFAELGPSIKNKISHRARALKKFKKFLLQNFAKEIREQA; from the coding sequence ATGTTTCCGATCGTCCTGGCAACAAAAAATTCTAAAAAAATCGAAGAGATAAAAGAGATTCTTAATCTCAAAAACGTCGTCTTCTATCCCTATACCTATTTTCTTGAGATCACTATTCCTGAACCCGGTGAGACCCTTCTGGAAAACAGTCTACTCAAAGCCGAATTTGTCCACCGGATCACCCGATTACCAACCCTGGCTGATGACTCGGGACTTTTTATTGAAGCCCTGGACAATGGTCCCGGGGTTTTATCTGCCCGCTATGGACCTGATGACCGTGCAAGGATCGAACGTATCCTAAAGGAACTCGGCACTTCCCGTAATAGAAAGGCATGGTTCCGTGCGGTTTTTGTTTATTACTACGATATCAAAAAATTTGCGGTCTTCCAGGGTGAAATTGAAGGCCGAATTGCCTATGCACCGCGCGGAGATTCAGGCTTCGGTTACGATCCCATCTTCATTCCCAAGGGTTATCGCAAAACATTCGCGGAACTTGGTCCGAGCATTAAAAATAAAATCAGCCATCGGGCAAGGGCATTGAAAAAATTCAAAAAGTTCTTACTCCAGAACTTTGCTAAGGAAATAAGAGAGCAGGCTTGA
- a CDS encoding tetratricopeptide repeat protein: MNKKSYFLIILLLTCAAQDVHVKNARRFIGQWNYDRALVELLKYRETPDAEVQYLIGVCYFGKNEYDQAKEHFKIALDNDTIFKDSIINVYNTATKKALAISDFKKALYFSRILADLIPDHRQADNLFLMADLNFREGDYHNALLGYLKAFDIDSTSEVARRSIKNFLRTLIACDSLKRAHALALKEYKKMRTSENLLLLGEINYLLGKKYFASNQYDSALIYFKEIAVSQEPKSLLDDSYFYIAEIFYNQENYSQALEYYKKVLRLNPYQKGELVQKAQARIKEIKEKQ; encoded by the coding sequence ATGAATAAAAAAAGTTATTTTTTGATAATCCTCCTTCTCACCTGTGCAGCCCAGGATGTCCATGTCAAAAACGCCCGTCGGTTTATCGGTCAATGGAATTATGATCGGGCATTGGTCGAATTGTTAAAATACCGTGAGACCCCGGACGCCGAAGTTCAATATTTAATTGGAGTCTGTTATTTTGGTAAGAATGAGTATGACCAAGCAAAAGAACATTTTAAAATCGCACTGGATAACGACACTATCTTTAAAGACAGTATTATAAATGTCTATAACACTGCTACAAAAAAAGCCCTGGCGATTTCGGATTTCAAAAAAGCCCTCTATTTCTCCCGCATCCTTGCCGATTTGATTCCCGATCATCGGCAGGCGGACAACCTATTTTTGATGGCGGATTTGAATTTTCGGGAAGGGGATTATCATAATGCACTCCTTGGGTATCTCAAGGCTTTTGATATTGATTCCACTTCGGAGGTTGCCCGCCGATCCATAAAGAATTTCTTGCGCACGCTTATTGCCTGTGATAGTCTGAAGCGTGCACACGCCTTAGCTCTGAAGGAATATAAAAAAATGCGCACTTCAGAGAATTTGTTGCTTTTGGGTGAAATCAATTATCTTCTAGGCAAAAAATATTTTGCGTCCAATCAGTATGATAGTGCGCTAATCTATTTTAAAGAAATCGCCGTTAGTCAAGAACCCAAATCCCTTCTTGATGATAGCTATTTCTATATTGCGGAGATATTCTATAACCAGGAAAATTATTCTCAGGCACTTGAGTACTACAAAAAAGTCCTCCGCCTGAATCCTTACCAAAAAGGTGAACTCGTCCAAAAGGCGCAGGCGCGGATAAAAGAAATAAAGGAAAAACAATGA
- a CDS encoding diguanylate cyclase, producing MNRYIKLGYEGVELELPVHALYLYRDENQLLENIKPLIKEGIERKERCVYIGKEPCIKELKSEFKNQLIVVEENIEASLFLPWLKNEYDRLIKNHMGVRIFVESTSEFLSFEELLDDFNTQPDLRLFVLCQYRISNVSSQEILDILKNHPYVFVEHLLKPNCFYSRVKHRIWLDPLTGIFNRRYFENQLSKELQRASRYEHALSVLFIDIDKFKKVNDEFGHQIGDQVLLELAQLLERNLRSVDVIARYGGDEFIILLPETKKEAAYKTANRILYAIQQYDFFKETKKIKELAVSIGIASFPDDAGGTYELIKKADTALYKAKERGGNQIMVFM from the coding sequence ATGAATCGTTACATAAAACTCGGTTATGAGGGTGTGGAACTCGAATTACCGGTTCATGCCCTTTACCTCTATCGGGATGAAAACCAGCTCCTGGAGAATATCAAGCCCTTAATCAAAGAAGGGATTGAACGGAAGGAGCGGTGCGTCTATATAGGTAAAGAGCCTTGTATCAAAGAATTAAAGAGTGAATTCAAAAATCAACTCATCGTCGTGGAGGAGAATATTGAGGCTTCACTATTCCTTCCTTGGTTGAAGAATGAATACGATCGCCTCATCAAAAACCATATGGGTGTACGTATCTTTGTGGAGAGTACATCAGAATTTTTATCTTTCGAGGAACTCCTGGATGATTTTAATACCCAGCCCGACCTCCGTTTATTTGTTTTGTGCCAGTACCGGATTAGCAATGTAAGCTCTCAAGAGATCTTGGATATTCTTAAAAACCATCCCTATGTCTTTGTGGAGCACCTCCTCAAACCCAATTGTTTCTATTCCCGGGTCAAACATCGTATCTGGCTTGATCCCCTCACCGGCATATTCAACCGTCGGTATTTCGAGAATCAGTTGAGCAAGGAGTTGCAGCGGGCATCCCGTTATGAACATGCCCTTTCTGTGCTTTTTATTGATATTGATAAATTTAAAAAAGTGAATGATGAATTTGGGCATCAGATAGGTGACCAGGTACTCCTGGAACTTGCCCAACTCTTAGAAAGAAATTTACGCAGCGTGGATGTGATTGCCCGCTATGGTGGAGATGAATTCATCATCCTTTTGCCCGAGACCAAAAAGGAGGCAGCGTACAAGACCGCCAACCGCATCCTCTATGCGATCCAGCAGTACGATTTTTTCAAGGAAACAAAAAAAATCAAGGAATTGGCTGTTTCTATCGGAATTGCCTCTTTCCCCGATGATGCGGGTGGCACATACGAGTTGATAAAGAAAGCAGACACGGCCCTTTACAAAGCAAAGGAGCGGGGTGGAAATCAGATTATGGTATTCATGTGA
- a CDS encoding sugar phosphate nucleotidyltransferase, with product MKSFALILAGGQGERFWPLSQPDFPKQFISIFNNQPLINQTLDRIKDQFTKERRFLIIPQELEKITRRFVGNENLIIEPDRKNTAPAICLGAMILKQKYGDGIIHVLPADHIINDRKKFLRYLHAGAKMAEEGFMVTYGIIPERPETGYGYIKIGRIINECNGIVSFYGERFTEKPSLNKAIQYLKTKKYLWNSGIFTFRIINLLDEMKTLLPEVYQGVEDYLKFKNKRFFAAIPAISIDYGLMEKTRRICVIKSDFGWDDVGTYLALERYFKKDKNDNIAIADVVALDTQDSIIYSDNVPVRVWGVKGLVIVASPRGVLVCKKTRVPELKKLIAGENKRRSK from the coding sequence ATTAAAAGTTTTGCACTGATCCTCGCTGGTGGGCAAGGTGAACGTTTCTGGCCCTTAAGCCAACCTGATTTTCCCAAACAATTCATCAGCATCTTCAATAATCAGCCCTTAATTAACCAGACCCTTGACCGGATCAAAGACCAGTTCACCAAAGAGAGGCGCTTCCTCATCATTCCCCAAGAGTTAGAAAAAATCACCCGAAGATTTGTAGGCAATGAAAATTTAATAATTGAACCCGACCGGAAGAATACCGCACCGGCAATCTGTTTGGGAGCAATGATCCTAAAACAAAAATACGGTGACGGCATCATCCATGTACTACCCGCCGACCATATTATCAACGATCGAAAGAAATTTCTAAGATATCTCCATGCCGGGGCAAAAATGGCAGAGGAAGGTTTTATGGTTACCTACGGAATAATTCCGGAGCGTCCGGAGACTGGCTATGGTTATATAAAAATTGGCCGGATCATCAACGAATGCAATGGCATTGTCAGTTTTTACGGCGAGAGGTTTACCGAAAAACCATCGCTTAATAAAGCAATCCAGTACCTTAAAACCAAAAAATATCTCTGGAATAGTGGTATCTTTACATTCCGGATTATCAATCTTTTAGATGAAATGAAGACTCTCCTTCCCGAGGTGTATCAGGGTGTGGAGGATTATTTAAAATTTAAAAACAAAAGATTTTTCGCTGCAATTCCCGCGATATCGATAGATTATGGACTCATGGAAAAAACCCGACGGATTTGTGTAATCAAATCGGATTTTGGTTGGGATGATGTAGGAACCTATCTTGCCTTGGAGAGATATTTTAAGAAAGACAAAAATGACAATATCGCAATAGCGGATGTAGTCGCCCTTGATACTCAGGATTCAATTATTTACTCTGACAATGTGCCGGTCCGTGTCTGGGGTGTAAAGGGACTGGTGATTGTAGCAAGCCCCAGAGGGGTTCTCGTTTGTAAAAAAACACGGGTCCCCGAACTTAAAAAATTAATTGCTGGGGAAAATAAAAGGAGGTCAAAATGA
- a CDS encoding slipin family protein, with amino-acid sequence MGLTTILILILILIVLSAIKVMREYERAVVFRLGRFIGVKGPGLFILWPGIDKMVKVSLRVVTLDVAPQDVITKDNISVKVNAVAYFRVFDPAKAVIEVEDYLYATSQIAQTTLRSVLGEYELDDLLTQREKINMRLQKIIDQHTDPWGIKVSTVEIKHVDIPQEMQRAIARQAEAERERRAKIIHAEGELQAAEKLNKAAEIIGRTPTGIQLRFLQTLTEVATEKNSTTIFPIPIDLFTPFIKKMAEKE; translated from the coding sequence ATGGGATTGACGACGATATTAATCCTCATTCTCATTTTAATTGTACTTAGTGCGATTAAAGTGATGCGAGAATACGAAAGGGCCGTGGTCTTCAGATTAGGAAGATTTATTGGTGTAAAAGGACCAGGCCTTTTCATCCTTTGGCCCGGTATTGATAAAATGGTGAAGGTCTCGTTAAGGGTGGTTACGCTCGATGTAGCACCCCAGGATGTGATCACAAAGGATAATATTTCGGTTAAAGTCAACGCCGTGGCGTATTTCAGGGTTTTTGATCCCGCCAAAGCCGTGATCGAGGTAGAAGATTATCTCTACGCGACCAGTCAGATTGCTCAGACGACCCTGCGGAGTGTGCTGGGCGAATATGAACTTGATGACCTTTTGACCCAGCGCGAAAAAATAAACATGCGCCTTCAGAAGATAATTGACCAACACACCGACCCCTGGGGGATAAAGGTATCGACCGTAGAGATAAAACATGTTGATATTCCCCAGGAGATGCAACGGGCAATCGCGCGTCAGGCCGAAGCCGAGCGTGAACGACGGGCTAAAATCATCCACGCCGAAGGCGAATTGCAGGCAGCAGAAAAGCTTAATAAAGCTGCAGAAATCATCGGTCGCACTCCTACTGGTATTCAGCTGAGATTTTTACAGACCCTCACCGAAGTGGCGACGGAAAAAAATTCCACAACCATCTTTCCCATACCCATCGACCTTTTTACACCTTTTATAAAAAAAATGGCGGAAAAAGAGTAA
- a CDS encoding AAA family ATPase — protein sequence MDHLDEIIGQEIAKRFLRNALRKECLYNLLLAGPRGVGKRTTAFALAKTLGCPFDSPSFILVAPVPPLDKEEKMDEYLKNYLPGNATVHIEDRATIGINQIRRLVERLLLLPQKEKKRVVIILEADRMNEEAANAFLKTLEEPPLDTIFILTSSRPEYLIPTIRSRCQIVKFSYLKPEEIKNIIFDGEDKFFLGSPGEILFLRESNTMEIARNILKKTPFSVAAAAKLVKEFEEEKLAELLYALLILYRNLLYKQLHLSIVDEFDEELTRKAQKISREKLIDILLFLNSNINSLEYNPNYRILLLNTFLRLP from the coding sequence GTGGATCACCTTGATGAGATAATCGGACAAGAGATTGCCAAACGCTTTTTGCGTAATGCCCTGAGAAAAGAGTGTCTTTATAATCTCCTTCTCGCTGGTCCCCGGGGTGTAGGCAAAAGGACGACCGCATTTGCCCTGGCTAAGACCTTGGGTTGTCCATTTGACTCACCAAGTTTTATACTCGTTGCTCCGGTTCCTCCTCTGGATAAAGAAGAGAAGATGGATGAATATCTCAAAAACTACCTGCCCGGGAATGCTACAGTCCACATTGAAGACCGTGCTACAATCGGCATCAACCAGATAAGGCGTCTGGTAGAACGGCTCTTGCTTCTGCCCCAAAAAGAGAAAAAAAGAGTTGTTATCATTCTTGAGGCGGATCGGATGAATGAAGAAGCCGCTAATGCATTTCTCAAAACCCTGGAAGAACCTCCGCTCGACACTATCTTCATTCTCACCTCTTCCCGTCCCGAATATCTGATACCCACGATTCGCTCCCGCTGCCAGATCGTAAAATTTAGTTACTTAAAACCTGAAGAGATCAAAAACATTATTTTTGATGGCGAGGACAAATTTTTCCTTGGTAGTCCTGGAGAAATACTTTTCCTGCGCGAGAGCAATACAATGGAAATCGCCCGCAATATCCTCAAAAAAACCCCTTTTTCTGTCGCCGCCGCGGCAAAGTTAGTCAAAGAGTTTGAAGAGGAAAAACTCGCTGAATTGCTTTATGCCCTTTTAATACTATACCGGAATCTGCTTTACAAACAACTCCACCTATCAATAGTCGATGAATTTGATGAAGAACTCACCCGCAAGGCACAAAAAATCTCCAGGGAAAAACTCATTGATATTCTGCTGTTCCTCAACAGTAACATAAATTCACTTGAATATAATCCTAATTATAGAATCCTGCTCCTTAACACCTTTCTACGCCTGCCTTAA
- a CDS encoding DivIVA domain-containing protein, with translation MAITPLEIRKQEFRKSLRGYDPHEVRSFLEMVSNELENLLRENAALAEKVKDLDAKIEDYRRMEKILQDTLTTTQKATEELREGAKKEAETIIANARVEAQRFLREAQAELARIKEETKMVEHQKLLLVSEFRGLLESYLRLLERLEKK, from the coding sequence ATGGCAATAACCCCTTTGGAGATACGAAAACAAGAATTCAGAAAATCTCTCCGTGGTTACGATCCTCATGAAGTGAGATCGTTTCTGGAGATGGTCTCAAATGAGTTAGAAAACCTATTACGCGAGAACGCGGCCTTAGCGGAAAAAGTCAAGGATTTAGATGCAAAGATAGAAGATTACCGAAGGATGGAAAAAATCTTACAGGATACCCTCACCACTACCCAGAAGGCGACCGAGGAATTAAGAGAGGGAGCAAAAAAAGAGGCAGAGACAATAATCGCCAATGCCCGGGTTGAAGCCCAGCGTTTCCTCCGCGAGGCACAAGCCGAACTCGCTCGCATCAAGGAAGAAACGAAGATGGTCGAGCACCAAAAATTGTTGCTCGTCTCTGAATTTCGCGGACTTCTGGAATCCTATCTCCGTCTGTTGGAAAGATTGGAAAAGAAATGA
- a CDS encoding alanine--glyoxylate aminotransferase family protein, translated as MKEYKLFTPGPIDIPEEILKATAHKCIYHREERFGMLLDQINEMLKKVIDCHYKIYLLTASGTGAMEAAYVNMVSKADAVVVAICGKFGERWAELCTSFNKRPIVVRQEFGKSVTAEMIENGLKKAKKPAVVFTTLTETSTGVVNDIHTISEVVKKYEGYLVVDGVAGIGADRFYQDRWGVDVVVGASQKALMAPPGIAFVGISARAFEKIKSSDTPRYYFNFCLYDKFLEKGQTPWTPAITILYGLKKGLEKIKRIGIEKNYERHHQIGEYVRKWVKNMGYELFPENPSDGLTVIKMPSGMESTPIIKECKEKYGILFANGQGEMKGKILRIGHMGNYSLKKLHQALDILKKVMAQNRGR; from the coding sequence TTGAAAGAATATAAACTCTTTACTCCAGGTCCAATTGATATTCCAGAAGAAATTCTTAAAGCGACTGCCCACAAATGCATTTATCACCGTGAAGAAAGATTTGGGATGCTTCTTGATCAAATCAATGAGATGCTAAAAAAAGTTATCGACTGCCATTATAAAATCTACCTCCTCACCGCCTCCGGAACCGGGGCAATGGAAGCCGCCTATGTGAATATGGTCTCAAAAGCCGATGCCGTAGTAGTAGCAATATGTGGCAAATTTGGCGAGCGCTGGGCAGAATTGTGCACCAGTTTTAACAAAAGACCCATTGTGGTGCGTCAGGAGTTTGGCAAATCGGTCACCGCTGAGATGATTGAAAATGGTCTGAAAAAAGCAAAAAAACCAGCGGTTGTCTTCACAACCCTCACCGAGACATCCACCGGAGTGGTCAACGATATACACACGATCAGTGAAGTAGTGAAAAAATACGAAGGCTATCTCGTCGTCGATGGAGTTGCAGGTATCGGCGCGGACCGGTTTTACCAGGACCGCTGGGGTGTGGATGTGGTCGTAGGTGCCTCACAAAAAGCATTGATGGCACCTCCGGGTATCGCTTTTGTCGGCATCAGTGCCCGGGCCTTTGAAAAAATCAAATCCTCCGACACCCCTCGTTATTACTTCAATTTTTGTCTTTATGATAAATTTTTAGAAAAAGGCCAGACCCCGTGGACTCCGGCAATCACGATTTTGTATGGATTGAAAAAGGGCCTGGAAAAGATAAAACGCATCGGCATCGAAAAGAATTATGAACGTCACCACCAAATCGGCGAATATGTCCGGAAGTGGGTCAAAAACATGGGCTACGAACTATTTCCTGAAAACCCCTCGGATGGTTTGACGGTTATAAAAATGCCCTCGGGCATGGAGAGTACGCCGATCATTAAAGAATGCAAGGAAAAATACGGTATTCTCTTTGCGAATGGCCAGGGAGAAATGAAAGGCAAAATCCTGCGCATCGGGCATATGGGTAATTATAGTCTGAAAAAATTGCATCAGGCCCTTGATATTCTAAAAAAGGTTATGGCGCAAAATCGTGGCAGATAG
- a CDS encoding SpoIID/LytB domain-containing protein gives MIKYPGILFVIFIFINCIPYLQPPKPEPQVRVAIVIGVDSIIVSGIKEDKHLKEYKIKTTDSLPIILRPYGGSVMVNGRPYQGWIEIKKIKNKIWVLNIIDIESYLKGVVPMELGRIDGKIIEAAKAQAVAARTYAYAHLGQYPELGFDLYGTVKDQVYGGIAVEDSLINRAIRETRGLVLTYRGKPIDAKFHSTCGGHTADFNDAWPDNAPPYLKSIPCNFCSQSPHFRWKKVITRDEFFRNLKKNLQNLGIAILDTELIVSLKLKRNPRSQRVTEMKIVTTRNEYKIFAHQIRKLLGSEKDPGGLLKSNCFEIYLKNGAVVIEGKGYGHGVGMCQYGILAMAQKKKKFGEMLKYYYPGARLSRLW, from the coding sequence ATGATTAAATACCCCGGTATACTTTTTGTCATTTTTATTTTCATCAATTGTATTCCGTATCTTCAACCTCCGAAACCAGAACCGCAGGTGCGAGTCGCGATCGTTATCGGGGTTGATTCCATAATCGTAAGTGGAATTAAAGAAGATAAACATCTCAAGGAATACAAAATCAAAACCACCGATAGCTTGCCCATTATCTTGCGACCCTATGGCGGGTCCGTGATGGTGAATGGCCGACCATACCAGGGATGGATAGAGATAAAAAAAATAAAAAATAAAATCTGGGTCCTCAATATCATAGATATTGAAAGTTATTTAAAAGGTGTCGTGCCCATGGAACTGGGTCGTATTGATGGAAAAATTATCGAGGCAGCAAAGGCCCAGGCGGTAGCAGCCCGGACATATGCCTATGCCCATTTAGGACAGTATCCAGAATTGGGGTTTGACCTTTATGGGACCGTTAAAGATCAGGTATACGGAGGCATCGCGGTTGAAGATTCATTGATCAACCGGGCGATAAGGGAAACCAGGGGATTAGTTTTGACCTACCGAGGCAAGCCGATCGATGCCAAATTTCACTCCACTTGTGGAGGGCATACGGCAGATTTTAATGATGCATGGCCCGACAATGCCCCACCATATTTAAAGAGCATCCCTTGTAACTTTTGTAGTCAAAGCCCCCATTTTCGCTGGAAAAAAGTCATAACCCGAGACGAATTTTTTCGTAATTTAAAGAAAAATCTCCAAAACTTAGGAATTGCCATTCTGGATACAGAATTAATTGTCTCTTTAAAATTGAAACGTAATCCGCGAAGTCAAAGGGTTACGGAGATGAAAATCGTTACCACCCGAAACGAATATAAAATTTTTGCGCACCAAATCCGTAAATTACTGGGTTCTGAAAAAGATCCAGGGGGATTGTTAAAATCAAATTGCTTTGAGATTTATCTGAAAAATGGTGCAGTGGTGATTGAAGGTAAGGGGTATGGACACGGAGTGGGGATGTGTCAGTATGGGATACTTGCGATGGCTCAAAAGAAGAAAAAATTTGGAGAAATGCTGAAATACTACTATCCCGGGGCGAGATTATCCCGTCTGTGGTGA
- a CDS encoding SPOR domain-containing protein: MTRKILTISIIAFFLLCAPKKTTIKTEGLEEVVVFGEEGKNISEEPVYPTPSPTPPEPEVSVAPPAPEVPQLPTIPEITPAPVEEVTVAPPLPQLPIEEPVSPPPAPPTVAPALPTTPSAPPTSVYGFRVQIFASATQKGASKVADDARSIFGGKVYIEHTPPYYKVRVGDCLTKEEAEALKNLAISKGYRGAFVVETMINP; the protein is encoded by the coding sequence ATGACGAGAAAAATACTCACAATAAGTATCATTGCGTTTTTCCTTCTCTGTGCGCCTAAAAAGACCACAATAAAAACTGAAGGCTTAGAAGAAGTGGTAGTCTTCGGTGAAGAGGGGAAAAACATCTCCGAGGAACCTGTCTATCCCACACCTTCGCCCACGCCACCCGAACCTGAAGTCTCTGTCGCTCCGCCAGCTCCAGAAGTTCCCCAATTGCCAACGATCCCAGAAATCACTCCTGCGCCAGTTGAAGAAGTCACGGTCGCACCACCCCTTCCTCAGCTACCCATTGAGGAACCAGTATCACCCCCACCTGCTCCTCCGACCGTAGCCCCTGCACTCCCTACCACACCTTCTGCCCCTCCGACTTCGGTTTATGGTTTTCGGGTTCAAATCTTCGCTTCGGCTACCCAGAAAGGTGCTTCAAAGGTCGCCGATGACGCCCGGAGCATCTTTGGAGGCAAGGTCTACATCGAACATACCCCACCTTATTACAAAGTCCGGGTTGGGGATTGTCTGACCAAAGAAGAAGCTGAGGCCCTAAAAAATCTCGCGATCAGCAAAGGCTACCGAGGTGCATTTGTTGTGGAGACAATGATAAATCCTTAA
- a CDS encoding Mut7-C RNAse domain-containing protein, with product MAIKFLCNGMLGKLCKYLRMCGIDTAYSNEGVKAYLEARREGRIFLTRNSKLEGKEGVFFLQTEETSLQIKTVIRHFSLKDRLNFFSRCLRCNEPLEAITKEEIKGIIPYYTYQNFAEFVRCPRCQRIYWRGSHYEKMLQELKGLLELND from the coding sequence ATGGCGATAAAATTCCTTTGCAATGGCATGCTTGGTAAACTTTGCAAATACCTGAGGATGTGCGGAATTGATACGGCATATTCCAATGAAGGCGTAAAGGCTTATCTCGAAGCCCGGCGTGAGGGCAGGATCTTCTTAACCCGCAATTCAAAATTGGAAGGAAAAGAAGGAGTTTTTTTCCTTCAAACCGAAGAAACTTCATTGCAGATTAAAACCGTAATCAGACATTTTAGTCTTAAAGACCGATTAAATTTTTTCTCCCGTTGTCTTCGATGTAATGAACCATTAGAAGCAATCACAAAAGAGGAGATAAAGGGAATCATCCCTTACTACACTTATCAAAATTTTGCGGAGTTTGTCCGCTGCCCAAGATGTCAGCGGATTTACTGGAGGGGGAGTCATTATGAAAAAATGCTTCAGGAATTAAAGGGATTACTGGAATTGAATGATTAA
- a CDS encoding purine-nucleoside phosphorylase, which translates to MKERLKTTLAYLEKRTDLKPKIGIILGTGLDGLVKRIKIKNAFDYAQIPNFPVATVSFHKGRLIFGRLNNREVMVMQGRFHYYEGYSAQTIAFPVVVMKKMGVRYLIISNAAGGLNPDFKPSDIMVITDHINLIFDNPLRGPDELKMGPRFPDMYHCYDPMLIKKVERLAQRLGIFLKKGVYVAVPGPNLETRAEYRFLRMIGADAVGMSTVPEVIMARYLGIKVLGFSVITDMGVADALQPASIIKILLAAKKSEPQLIKLVENLVGQL; encoded by the coding sequence ATGAAAGAGAGATTAAAAACGACTTTAGCCTATCTTGAAAAACGGACCGATCTAAAACCTAAGATCGGCATCATATTGGGCACAGGACTCGATGGGTTGGTCAAAAGAATCAAAATCAAAAATGCCTTTGATTACGCCCAGATTCCCAACTTTCCGGTGGCCACAGTTTCATTCCATAAAGGAAGATTGATATTCGGTCGGTTGAATAACCGGGAAGTTATGGTAATGCAGGGGAGATTCCATTATTATGAAGGCTACAGTGCCCAGACGATTGCCTTTCCAGTAGTGGTTATGAAAAAGATGGGGGTGCGCTATCTTATAATCTCCAATGCTGCGGGAGGTTTAAATCCCGATTTTAAACCGAGTGATATAATGGTAATTACCGACCATATAAATCTAATCTTTGACAATCCTTTAAGGGGTCCTGATGAGTTAAAGATGGGACCGCGGTTTCCTGATATGTATCATTGCTATGACCCAATGCTCATCAAGAAGGTGGAAAGATTGGCACAGCGGCTTGGTATATTCTTAAAGAAAGGCGTCTATGTGGCGGTCCCCGGACCCAACCTCGAAACCCGGGCAGAGTATCGGTTCCTGCGCATGATCGGAGCCGATGCCGTAGGGATGTCCACCGTGCCCGAGGTAATAATGGCAAGATATTTAGGGATAAAGGTTCTCGGTTTTTCCGTTATCACCGACATGGGTGTCGCCGATGCCCTCCAGCCCGCAAGCATTATTAAGATTCTTTTGGCAGCAAAAAAGTCCGAACCCCAATTGATAAAGCTCGTGGAAAATTTAGTCGGACAGCTATGA